Below is a window of Streptomyces sp. ITFR-16 DNA.
GATCGGCCTGCTGGTCTGGCAGCCCTGGGAGACGGCGGGGAGCGGACGCGGCGGGAGGGCGGGGTCCGGCAGCACCGCGTCCAGCTCCGTCACCTCCGGCAGCGGGCTCGACACCCATACGGACGACGACGGCAGTGACACCGGCACCGGCACCGGCGGCTCCGGGAGCACGACGGACGACAGCGACGACGATCCGACGCCCACCCCCACGCCGACCCCCACGCCCACTCCGGACGCCGGCGACCGGGCGTTCGCGGCGGTGCGCGCCGGTGACTGCCTCGACGTGTACAGCGACGGCTTCGGCGGCATGAGCGCCGACCGGCCGGTGCGGGTCGACTGCGGTGCCTCGAACGCGTACATGCACGTCAACCAGGTCAGCACCGCCGCCGGGGCCTCCGGCTCCTGCGACACCGGGGCGGGCTACACCTGGTGGAGCCGGACGGGCGACGACGGTGTCGAGCGGACGCTGTGCCTGGACCGGGTCTACCGGGTGGGCCAGTGCTTCCCGGCCCAGGTCCAGGGAACCACCGGCGCGGACCTGGCGGTGGTGCTGCGCTGCGACGCGACGAAGGTGCCCCGGGCCGGTCAGTCGGTCCTGCGGATCACCGGCTTCTACCGGGCGCCCACGGCGGGGCAGAGCTGGACCTGCCCCGCCGGGAACGGCCAGCGGTTCTGGTACTGGCCGGTGAACAAGGGCCGGAGCATCATCTGCGCATCGGCGGCCTGAGTGCCCCGGCCCGCCCCCACCAGGGGAGTTCGAAGACCGGCCCTAGATCACCAGGCTGAGCAGCGCGGCGACCGCGAAGCCGGCGACCGACAGGACCGTCTCCAGGACGGTCCAGGACTTCAGGGTGTCGCGCTCGGAGATGCCGAAGTACTTCGACACCATCCAGAAGCCGCCGTCGTTGACGTGCGAGGCGATGATCGAGCCCGCCGAGATCGCCATGATGATCAGCGCCAGGTGCGGCTGCGAGAAGTCCTGGTTCTCCACGAGCGGGACGACGATGCCGGCGGTGGTGACGATGGCGACCGTCGCCGAGCCCTGGGCGATGCGCAGCACCGCCGAGATCAGCCAGGCGAGCAGGATGACCGGCAGGCCCACGTCGTTGAAGGTGTCGGCGAGCGCGTCCGCGATGCCGCTGCTCTTGAGTACGGCGCCGAAGATGCCGCCGGCACCGACGACGAGCAGGATGTTGCCGACCGGCTTGAGCGACGAGGTGGACACCGACTCCAGGGACTTGCGGGACCAGCCGCGCCGCAGCCCGAGCAGGTAGTAGGCGAGCAGCAGGGCGATCGTCAGGGCGACGAAGGGGTTGCCGAAGAACTCGATGACCGAGCGGAGCGTCGAGGGGTCCAGCGCGATGGAGGAGAACGTGGCGGCGAGGATCAGCACCAGCGGGGTGCCGATGATCGCCAGCACGGTGGAGAGGGCGACCGGCGCCTCGTGCGGGGTGACTCCGGCGGCGCGCTGTTCGGCGACGACGGCGGCCTTCGCCTCCTCGGCGGCCTCGACCATGTCCTGCGGGACCTCGACGAAGATCCGCTTGCCGATCCAGGCGGCGTAGCCCCAGGCGGCCAGGACGGACGGGATGCCGACGAGGGCGCCCATCAGGATGACCCAGCCGAGCGAGACGTGGAAGAGACCGGCGGCGGCGACCGGGCCGGGGTGCGGCGGCAGGAAGGCGTGGGTCATGGACAGACCCGCCAGCAGCGGCATGGAGTACAGCAGGATCGATTTGCCGGACCGCTTGGCGGCGGCGTACACGATCGGCGCGAGGACGAAGATGCCGACGTCGAAGAAGACCGGGATACCGAAGATCAGACCGGTCAGGCCCATCGCGAGGGGGGCGCGCTTCTCACCGAAGAGGTTCAGCAGACGGGCGCTCAGTACCTCGGCCCCGCCGGAGACTTCGAGGATCGCGCCGAGCATCGTGCCGAGGCCGATGATGATCGCGACATGGCCGAGGATGCCGCCCATGCCGGATTCGATGACGGAGACGGCGGCGGACTTCTGGACGGTGCCGAAGAGTTCGGTGACGGAGAGTCCGGCACCCAGGCCGACGGCTATGGAGACGGCGAGCAGCGCGACGAACGGCTGGAGCCGGGCCTTGATGATCAGGAAGAGGAGGAGCGCGATCCCGAGGACGGCGACGGTCAGCAGACCGGCCGTCCCGTCCATCAGGAGGAGGAGTCCACCGGTGTGGGGCGGCGTCTCGGCCGGTGGGGGGCTGGCGGCGAGCTGCATGGGTAACTCCGTTGTTCGTCCATGGTGCTGGGTTCTGGGTAGGGGGGAGCGCGGCACGGCGCGTGAGCGGTGCGCGCCGTGCCGTGCGGGGTGGTGCGGTGGAGCGGGTGCGGCAAGGGGATCAGGCTCAGCCCAGGACCGCGAGGGCGTCGATCTCGATGAGCAGGCCCTTGGGCAGGCCGACGTAGACCGTCGTGCGGGCGGCGGGGGCCTCCTTGAGGTCCTGCTCGCCGAAGTAGGTGTTGTAGATCTCGTTCATCTCGGCGAAGTGGTCCACGTCCGTGAGGTAGACGCGCATCATCATCACGTCGTCCCAGCTCGCGCCGCCCTCCTCCAGGATCGCCTTCACGTTGGCGAAGGTCTGGAGGGTCTGCTCGCGCAGGGTCGGGCCGGCCGGGGTGGGGGCCTGTCCCTCGACGGCGGGCAGGAAGCCGACCTGGCCGGCGACCTGGAGGATGTTCCCCTTCCGCACCCCGTGCGAGAACTTCGCGGGCGGGGTGGTGTGGGTGCTCGGGGTGAGGGCGGTCTTGTCGGTCATCGCTGATCAGACTTTCTTGGGTCGGTTGGTGCCGGAGTACTCCCGGCTGATGGTGTCGGCGGTGCGACGGACCAGGGGGAGCAGGGTGAGGAGCTCCTCGGCCGTGACGACCACGTTCGGTGCGGAGACCGACATGGCGGCGACGACGCGCCCGTCGGCGCCGCGAATGGGCGCGCCGACGCAGTTGATGGACTCCTCGTGGCCACCGAGGTCGGTGGCCCAGCCCTGTTCGCGTACGGCGGCGAGTTCCTTGAGGAAGGCGCCGGCGCCGGGGGTCGAACGGGACGTGTACATGGGGTAGTCGAGCTTCTCGGCGATGGCCCGCCGCTCGGCCTCGCCGAGGTCGGCGAGCAGGAGTTTGGCGACGGCGGCGACGGTGATCGCGACGGGCTTGCCGATGCGGGAGTACATCCGGACCGGGTAGCGGCTCTCCACCTTGTCGATGTAGAGCACCTCGTTCTCCTCGTACACGGCGAGGTGCACGGTGTGCCCGCAGTTCTCGTTGAGTTCGACGAGGTGGGGGTGGGCGATCTCGCGTACGTCGAGGTTCTCGACGGCCTCCTGGGCGAGCGCGAACAGGCGCGCGCCGAGGCGGTAGCGCTGGTCCTGCTGGCGGTAGACGAGGCCGTGCTCGTGGAGGGTACGGAGCAGGCGCAGGGCCGTGGACTTGTGGACGCCGAGCCGCTCGGCGACCTGTCCGAGGTCGGCGGGTCCCTGGGCGAGCAGCGGCAGGATGCTCAGCGCCCGGTCGACGGTCTGACTCATTGCGTACGTACCTCCTGGTCGTCCCCCGTCCACCCGGGGCCGAGACGCAGTCTCCCCCAGGCGGCGTCGTCGAGTGCCACGAGGCGGTCGGCCCGGTCGCGGGCGGGCGGTTCGGTGAGGTCACCGGGGACGGTGAGGACGGCGGCCGCCATCAGATGCCCGTGCCGGGCCCGGTCGCGCACGGGCAGCCCGCGCAGCGTGGCGGAGAGAAACCCGGCGGCGAACGCGTCCCCGGCCCCGACGGGGGCGACGACGTCGACGTGGAGGGCGGGGACGTGGGTGACGGGCCGGTCCTCGGCCCCTGCGGTGCCTGGGGCGCCGGGCGCGGGACGGAGCCCCGCGAAGACGGTCGCGCCCTCCGCGCCCCGCTTCACCACCACCACCGCCGGCTCCGGCAACGCCTCGCGGATCGCCTCGGCCCCGGCCACACCCCACGCCTCCTCCGCCTCGTCCTCGCCGACGAAGACGAGGTCGCAGCGGCGGGCCAGGTCCAGCAGGACGGCGGGCGACGCGTCGGCGTCGCGCCACAGCCCCGGCCGATGGTTGACGTCGAAGGAGACCAGCGGCCGCCCCGCGCGCGGCGCGGTCAGCTCGTGCAGCAGGGCCAGGCAGTCGGCGGAGAGCGCGGCCGTGATCCCGGACAGATGCAGGATGCGCCCGGCCGGCAGCTCCGCGTACGGCAGGTTGACCGGGGACATCGCGGACGCGGCCGACCCGGCCCGGTAGTACGCGACCTCGTGGACGTCGGTGGCGCGGTCCGTCGCCGTGCGGAAGTAGATGCCGGTGGGCCGGGCGGGGTCCCGCTGCACGGCGGAGGTGTCCACGCCGTACCCCGCGACCGTGTCGACGAGGTGGTCGCCGAAGCCGTCCGCCCCGACCCGGCTCACCCAGGCCGTCCTGTGCCCGGCCGCGGCGAGGGCGCAGGCCACATTGGACTCGGCGCCGCCGATCCCCCGGCCGAAGGACGGTACGTCGGCGAGGCGCCCGGGCCGTGAGGGCAGGAACGTCACCATGGACTCACCGAGACACACCACATCAGCGGTCGCGTCGGCGTCGGTCCTGGCCGGGGTTCCGGACACTCGGGCTCCTCGTGGTCGGGCGGGCGGCGCCGGTTCTCACCATTGACCGGGCGTCGGCTCGGATGTTAGACAGCGTTGAGCGATATACGCAATGGGTGTTGCATATGTTGCAATCACATCGCAGAAGCCCACGCGGACGACCCGCTTCGATCGAGGAGGCACCCCCATGGCCGACGAACGCCCCGTCGCCGGACTCGCCGGACTGGCCGGACTCGCCGACGAGCGGGTCGACCACCGCTTCAAGGCGCTCCCGCCCGACGCGGCGGGCCTGACCGTCGGCGCGCTGGCCGCCGAGCGGCGCAACCTCTTCACCGGCGGGTTCACCACCCCGGTGCTCGCGCTGTCCGCCGAGTCCGTCGCGCACAACCTCGCCCTGCTGGAGACGTACGCCGAGCGCCACGGCCTCGCGTTCGCCCCGCACGGCAAGACGTCGATGTCCCCGCAGCTCTTCGACCGCCAGCTGGCGCACGGCGCCTGGGGCATCACGGCGGCCGTGCCCCACCAGGCGCGGGTCTACCGGGCGTTCGGCGTCCCGCGGATCTTCCTCGCCAACGAACTGGTCGACGCCGCCGCGCTGCGCTGGCTCGCGGGCGAGCTCGACGCGGACCCGGACTTCGCCTTCGTCTGTTACGTCGACTCCGTGCGCGGGGCGGAGCTGATGGACGAGGCCCTGCGCGCGGCGGGCGCCTCCCGCCCGGTCGACGTCGTCGTGGAGCTGGGCGCGGGCGAGGGCGCCCGCACCGGCGCCCGCACCGAGGCGGACTGCGCCGGGGTCGCCGACGCGGTGGCCGCCGCCCCGTCCCTGCGCCTGGTGGGCGTGGCGGGGTACGAGGGCGAGGTGCCGGACGCGTCCGGCGAGCGGGTGCGGGAGTGGCTGCGCCGGCTCGTCGCGCTGGCCGCCGCCTTCGACGCCGAGGGCCGGTTCGCCGCGCTGGGCGAGGGCGAGCGGATCGTCGTGAGCGCGGGCGGCAGCGCGTGGTTCGACGCGGTGGCGGACGTGTTCGCGGACGTCCCCGCGCTCTCCCGCCCCGTACTCAAGCTGCTGCGCTCGGGGGCGTACGTCTCGCACGACGACGGCCACTACCGCCACCTCACCCCCTTCAACCGGGTCCCCGAGGAGGGCGCGCTCCAGCCGGCGTTCCGGCTCTGGGCCCAGGTCGTGTCGCGCCCGTCCGCCGAGCAGGCGTTCCTGAACGCGGGCAAGCGGGACGCCGCCCACGACCTCGATCTGCCGGAGGCCCAGGTCGTGCGGTCCGGCCGGGACGGCTCGGTGCGGCCGGCCGCAGGGATCACGGTCACCGGTCTGTCCGACCAGCACGCGTGGGTGCGCACCGACGCGGATGCCGCGCTGGAGGTCGGGGACTGGGTGGGGATGGGGCTCTCCCACCCGTGCACCAGCTTCGACAAGTGGCAGCTGATCCCGCTGGTGGAGGCGGACGGCACCGTCACGGACTACATCCGCACCTTCTTCTGAGCCCCCGGGGCCCCTCCCTCGAAAGGCACCCCCATGGATCTGGTCATCCGCGACGCCCGAGTCGTCGACGGCACCGCCACTCCCTCGTACCGCGCCGACGTGGCCGTCACCGGCGGCCGTGTCGCGGAGATCCACCGCGAGGGCGCCCCGGGCCCCCGTCCCACCGGCGGCCGCACCCTGGACGCCGACGGGCTCGCCCTCTGCCCCGGCTTCATCGACATGCACGCCCACAGCGATCTCGCCCTGCTGCGCGACCCCGACCACAGCGCGAAGGCGGCCCAGGGCGTCACCCTCGAAGTCCTCGGCCAGGACGGGCTGTCGTACGCACCCGTCGACGACCGCACACTCGCCGAGGTCCGCCGTTCGATCAGCGGCTGGAACGGTGACGGCAGCGACATCGACTTCGACTGGCGCACCGTCGGCGAGTACCTCGACCGCCTCGACCGCAACTTCGGCGGCCAGGGCATCGCGGTCAACGCCGCCTATCTGATCCCGCAGGGCACCGTGCGGATGTACGCGGTCGGCTGGGACGACCGGCCCGCCACCCCCGCCGAGCTGGCCCGGATGGAACAGCTCGTGGCACGGTCCATGGCGGAGGGCGCCGTCGGCATGTCCTCGGGCCTGACCTACACCCCCGGGATGTACGCGGACGACGCCGAACTCACCGCCCTGTGCCGGGTGGTGGCCGCGCACGGCGGCTACTACTGCCCGCACCACCGCTCGTACGGCGCGGGCGCCCTGGAGGCGTACGAGGAGATGGTGCGGCTCACCCGCAGCGCCGGCTGCCCCCTCCATCTCGCCCACGCCACCATGAACTTCGGGGTCAACGAGGGCCGCGCCCCCGAACTGCTCTCCCTCCTCGACGGCGCACTCGACGCGGGCGCCGACATCTCCCTCGACACCTACCCGTACACCCCCGGCTGCACCACCCTGGTCGCCATGCTGCCCAGCTGGGCGAGCGAGGGCGGGCCCGCGTCGGTCCTGGCGCGGCTGGCCGACGACGCCACGGCGGCGCGGATCCGCCACGACCTGGAGGTGGTGGGCTCGGACGGCTGCCACGGGGTGCCGATCGAGTGGGAGACCATCGAGATCTCCGGCGTCGGCGAGCCCGCGCTGGCCGGCCATGTCGGCCGCACGGTGGCCGAGTCGGCGCGGCTGCGCGGCGAGGAGCCCTGGCGGACCGCGCGCCGGCTGCTGCTGGACGACCGGCTCGGGACGACGATCCTCCAGCATGTGGGCCACGAGGAGAACGTCCGGCAGATCATGCGCCACCGCGTGCACACCGGCGGCAGCGACGGCATCCTCCAGGGCGACAAACCGCACCCGCGCGCCTACGGCACCTTCCCGCACTATCTCGGCCGCTACGCGCGGGAGTTGGGCATCCTCTCGCTGGAGGAGTGCGTCGCCCACCTCACCGCGCGCCCGGCGGCCCGGCTGCGGCTCGCCGACCGGGGGCTCGTGCGCGAGGGCTACCGCGCCGACCTGGTGCTCTTCGACCCGGAGACGGTCGCGGCGGGCTCGACGTTCGACGCGCCGCGCACCCTGCCCGCGGGCATCCCGCATGTGCTCATCGACGGCCGCTTCGTCATCGAGGACGGGAAGCGCACCCAGGTGCTCGCGGGCCGGTCGGTACGGTCCGGCGCGGCGTCCGCCGCCGGGGCGGCGTAGTTTCCCGGCCCCGGGCGGGGGCACCCGGCTGAGCATGAATATCTCTGCGACAGCACGGAGAAGCCACGGCAAGGCACGGCAGGCGGGCAACAGCTCGGCGGTCGAGGCAGGGGGCCGCGCGGGCTTCGTCGCCCGTGGGGTGATCTACGTCCTGGTCGGCGTCCTCGCGCTGCGCATCGCCTTCGGCGACAGCGGGGGCGGCAAGCAGGCCGACCGGGGCGGCGCGCTCGCGGAGATCGCGCAGAAGCCCTTCGGCCACGTCCTGCTGTGGGTGATCGGTGTCGCCCTGGTGGGCATGGCCCTGTGGCGGCTGTCCGAGGCGGCGTTCGGGGCGGCGGGGCCGGACGGCGACAAGGCGACCAAGCGGCTCGCCTCGGCCGGACGCGCCGTCTTCTACGGCTTCGTGTCGTACTCGGTCCTGATGTTCGCCGCCGGTGACCGGGGCAGTGGCAGCGGCTCCGGCGACGCCCGCTCGCAGGACGTCACGGCCCGGGTGCTCGACATGACGGGCGGCCGCTGGATCGTGGGCGCGGCCGGGGCCGTCATCGCCGGCGCGGGCCTGTGGATAGCGGGCCGGGCCGCTCTGCGGAAGTTCCACAAGCATCTGCGGATGGGCGAGATGTCGCCCGCCCAGCGGCGGGGCGTGGACATCACCGGGGTCTTCGGCGGTGTCTCCCGCGGGCTCGTCTTCGCGGTCGCGGGCGGCTTCGCGGTGTCGGCCGCGGTGAAGGCCCGCTCCGGCGAGGCCAAGGGCATGGACGACACCCTGCGGTCCTTCAGCGCGACCCCGGCCGGCCCGTGGCTGCTGGCCCTGATCGCCGTGGGGCTGATGGCGTTCGGCGTGTTCTCCTGGGCGAACGCCCGGTGGCGCAAGATCTGAGCATCCGGGCCCGTGGGCGGGACGGCGTGCGGGCGGGGCGGCAGGACCGCCCCGCCCGCACGTGCGTCACGGCTTGGGCAGCGCGCATCCCTCACGGTCGAGGTCGAACACGTTGCCCGCGCCGATGCACGGCACGATCCCGTAGGTCTCCTGGGCGTAGTTGATGCCCTGGTGGACCGTCACCTGGCCGTTCTCGTCGACCTCGCACGGGTTGTTGTCCGTGCACTGCTGGCCGTCCTCGTTGCCGGTGTTGTTGACGGCGACGACCTTGCCGGTGGCGTTGTCGATGACCGGCGAGCCGGAGGTGCCGCCGATGGTCTGGCAGGCCGAGGTGTAGCGGACCGAGTCCTTCCAGGTCCACTCCCCCTCCTTGAGGCGGTGGACGAACCCGTCGACGTTGCAGCTGTAGGTGCGCTTCCAGTAGCCGGACGCCACGGTGATCGCGGTGCCCTGCACGGGGTGCGCGGTGTTGAGCTCCAGCGCCTTGATGCCGTAGTTGCTCTCGATCTGCGCGTACGTGGAGGTGAGCTGGTACACCGAGATGTCGGTGTCCGTCATCGTCCCGTACGCGACCTTGCTCGCCCGGACGGTGCCGATGCTGCTGCCCGAGGCGTTGAGCAGGGTGAAGCTGCGCGTGGACGGCTTGTTGAACACGACCTCGCCCGGGCCCGGGAAGCCGGACTCCAGGCAGTGCCCGTTGGACAGCACCAGGGCGGGGTCGCCCGGCTGGGAGTCGGGCGTCCGGACGACGGATCCGGAACAGTTGCTGAGCGCCACCGTCCCGGCGAAGCCGATGGCCTTGGGCCGTACCTTGACCGCGGTCCCGGCACCGGCCGCACCCAGGGTGTGGCCGGATGACGCCGATGCCTTGACCGTGCCGGGCGACGCCGTGTCGCGGCTTGTGGCCGCGTGGGCGGGGGCGGAGACGGCTCCGAGGAGCAGCACCGCGAAGAGCGCACCGGCGAGAGGCTTTTTCATGTGGGGGTCCCCTCTTGTGACCTGCACAGAGCGCGTGGGGGCTCTGCGACCGAAGTTCCTTCGGTTTGACATGCGCATGTTGGCCTATGTGGAGGGGGCGCACAAGGGGCGGTTTCCGGCCGGGGTACGCGGACGGGGCGCGGGCGGCGCGCCGAAGCGGGCCAGGCAGTGCCAGACGCGCTTGAGCGACTGGAGGTCGTGGCGGCCGGTGCGGGCGGCGTCCCCGATGATCCTGGGATCGAGGACCCCGTCCTCGGCGATCGCGGCTCCGAGCGCGACGAACTCCTCGCCCCGGTAGTCGCCGTGCCGGCGCAACTCCTCGACGTCCAGGCGGAATCCGCCGTGCCATTCGGTACGGAAGGGCAGCGCGCGGGCCGCCCGCTCCACCTCGGTGCCCCGGTAGCACGGGTCCAGGACCAGGGCCTCGACGTGCCGGTCCAGCAGGACCGGGCCATGGATCTGGGCCTCGATGTAGTCGTCCAGCGCGTCCCGGTCGTCGGCCTCGGCCAGCTCGATCAGCCGCATCGCGGACGCCACACCGAAGTCCTCCGGCTCGGCGGCGCTGTCCGGATAGCAGAAGGTGGCGCGCGGCAGGGTGTCACCGGTCAGCCGGAGGTGCGCCGAGCCGAACCGGGGGGCCGCGCCGACGCCGGACCGGCGGAAGTCCAGCGCCCCGTACACCGGCCGCTCCTCGGCCGGGGCCTCGTCGTAGGCACCGTCGAAGATCCGGCTCTCCCAGCGCCACCGGTCCCCGCCGGGGTGCGCCGTGAGGCCGCCGTTGCTGGTGCCCGTCACGAACTGCGAGCGGTAGACGCCGTCCTGCGCCAGGGCGGCCAGGATCGCCAGGCCTCCGCTCTCGCGGTCGGGATGGAGGTTCAGCGTCAGCCGCAGCGCCGGGTCGAGGGGCCCGCCCGACGAGAGGGAGGCGACATGGCGCAGGGCGCGTTCGCCGGTGTCGTGCCAGATCTTCCGGTCCATGTCCGGACCCTACGGCGGGGGTTCACGGCCCGTCACGCGAGTTCCGGGCGGCCGTCGCACGGGCCGTTGTCAGACCCTCCTGGCAGGCTTTCCCCATGACCGATGCAGTGAAGGGCCCCGCAAGCTATTTCCCGTCGATCGAGCGGAAGTACGGCCGCCCGATCGCCGAGTGGAAGGAACTCGTCCGCGCCTCGCCGCTGACCGGGCACATGGAGCTCGTCGGCTGGCTCAAGTCCGAGCACGCGATGGGACACGGCCATGCCAACGCCCTGGTGGCCCACACCCTCGCGCAGGACAAGGCCGCCACCGCGTAGCGGGCCGTACGGGTGCCGGGCCGGCGCATCCGCGAGGGGACGGCCCGGTACCCCGCCGCTACCCGGCATCCACCGACGCCGCCGCGTCCCGCGACAGCTGCACCGCCTGCAGCAGGCTCAGCCCCGGCTCGGCCGTGCGCAGCGCCTTGACCGCCGTCACGGAGTCGAGAGGGCCGCGGTGTCCGCCGGCCCTGATCCGGCGCGCCGCCCAGCGTCCGCGCAGCTCCGCGTCCGGCACACCGGCCTCGGCGAGGGCCAGGGCGAGGGCGCGCTCCAGACCGGGGCGCTCCTCGTCGTTCGCGTGCTCCAGCGCCTGCCGGAGCGCGGCGGTGATGCCCTCCGCGTCGCGGATGACGATCACGGCCATGTCCTTCTTCCCGTTTCCGATCATGTCCGCAGCGTCCCCCGCAGCACCCCGGCTCTCACCCGGATTGAGCTACTTCAGAGCTTCCCGCCCTCGCGGCACCCGCCGCCCGGCCCTGATTACTGTCGTGGCATGACTCGCGAAGCCGCCCACGCACTCGACCTCGACGCCTATCTCGCCCGGATCGGCTGGAGCGGGGAGCGCCGGCCCACCGCGGCCGTGCTGCGCTCCGTGCACCGCGCGCACGCCCTCGGCATCCCGTTCGAGAACGTGGACCCCGTCCTCGGCACCGTGCCCTCGCTCGCGCTGTCCGATCTGGAGGCCAAGCTCGTCCGGGGCGGGCGCGGCGGCTACTGCTACGAGCACAACTCCCTGTTCGCCGCCGCGCTGCGGGCGCTCGGTTTCGAGGTCACCCTGCTCTGCGCCCGGGTCCAGCTGGGTGCGGGCCCCGATGACATCCGGCCCCGCACCCACATGCTGATGCTGGTCCGGGCGGCGGGCGAGCCGGACCCGTATCTCGCCGATGTCGGCTTCGGCGCGGCCGGCTCGCTGCTGGAGCCGATCGCGCTGGTCGCGGGCGCGGAGCTGCACGACGCCCCGCGCCGTCACCGGCTCGTCCAGCCGCCGCACGACGGGCCGCTGGAGCTGTGGCAGTTGCAGACCCGGACGGACGAGGGGCAGTGGCAGGCGCAGTACGCGTTCACGGTGGAGCCGTTCGAGGCGCCCGACTTCGAGGTCATCAACTGGCACATCGCGACCAACCCGCGCTCCCCCTTCGCGCACCGGCTGTATGTCCAGCGCACCACCGGGGACGCCCATCTGGCACTCGCGGGCCGCACACTCACGGTGACGCCGCACGACGGCGGCGCCCGGGAGGAACGGGAGCTGGCGGACGGCGCCGAGGTGGAAAACGTCCTGGCCGGCCTCTTCACGATCAGGCTCCCGGAGGGCGCCCGCCTGCCGGGGTGAGCCGCCCGGCCCCCTCCGTGGCGCATCTCACCCGCCCCGGTCCGTCACATCCCCACTCCACCCCATTCCAAGCCGCGCCCCTCCCGCGACCGGCGTTCCGACGGTGCGGGGAGGCGGGCACGGGGCGAATGGAAGCCCGGGCGGAGGGGAGGGTGAACCCGGGCGGGTCAACCTGCGGCGAAAGCCCGGGCGGCCCGTGAAACACAGTCGTAAGCTCGCAGACATGCAGGTCATCCAGTCCACGAAGCTCGCCAACGTCTGTTACGAAATCCGCGGCCCCGTGCTCGAGGAGGCGATGCGGCTGGAAGCGGCCGGTCATCGCATCCTCAAGCTGAACACCGGCAACCCCGCCGCGTTCGGTTTCGAGTGCCCGCCGGAGATCCTCGAGGACATCCTGCGCAATCTGTCCGGGGCGCATGGTTACGGCGACGCGAAGGGGCTGCTGTCCGCGCGGCGTGCGGT
It encodes the following:
- a CDS encoding gluconate:H+ symporter; this translates as MQLAASPPPAETPPHTGGLLLLMDGTAGLLTVAVLGIALLLFLIIKARLQPFVALLAVSIAVGLGAGLSVTELFGTVQKSAAVSVIESGMGGILGHVAIIIGLGTMLGAILEVSGGAEVLSARLLNLFGEKRAPLAMGLTGLIFGIPVFFDVGIFVLAPIVYAAAKRSGKSILLYSMPLLAGLSMTHAFLPPHPGPVAAAGLFHVSLGWVILMGALVGIPSVLAAWGYAAWIGKRIFVEVPQDMVEAAEEAKAAVVAEQRAAGVTPHEAPVALSTVLAIIGTPLVLILAATFSSIALDPSTLRSVIEFFGNPFVALTIALLLAYYLLGLRRGWSRKSLESVSTSSLKPVGNILLVVGAGGIFGAVLKSSGIADALADTFNDVGLPVILLAWLISAVLRIAQGSATVAIVTTAGIVVPLVENQDFSQPHLALIIMAISAGSIIASHVNDGGFWMVSKYFGISERDTLKSWTVLETVLSVAGFAVAALLSLVI
- a CDS encoding RidA family protein; this translates as MTDKTALTPSTHTTPPAKFSHGVRKGNILQVAGQVGFLPAVEGQAPTPAGPTLREQTLQTFANVKAILEEGGASWDDVMMMRVYLTDVDHFAEMNEIYNTYFGEQDLKEAPAARTTVYVGLPKGLLIEIDALAVLG
- a CDS encoding IclR family transcriptional regulator, coding for MSQTVDRALSILPLLAQGPADLGQVAERLGVHKSTALRLLRTLHEHGLVYRQQDQRYRLGARLFALAQEAVENLDVREIAHPHLVELNENCGHTVHLAVYEENEVLYIDKVESRYPVRMYSRIGKPVAITVAAVAKLLLADLGEAERRAIAEKLDYPMYTSRSTPGAGAFLKELAAVREQGWATDLGGHEESINCVGAPIRGADGRVVAAMSVSAPNVVVTAEELLTLLPLVRRTADTISREYSGTNRPKKV
- a CDS encoding sugar kinase — translated: MSGTPARTDADATADVVCLGESMVTFLPSRPGRLADVPSFGRGIGGAESNVACALAAAGHRTAWVSRVGADGFGDHLVDTVAGYGVDTSAVQRDPARPTGIYFRTATDRATDVHEVAYYRAGSAASAMSPVNLPYAELPAGRILHLSGITAALSADCLALLHELTAPRAGRPLVSFDVNHRPGLWRDADASPAVLLDLARRCDLVFVGEDEAEEAWGVAGAEAIREALPEPAVVVVKRGAEGATVFAGLRPAPGAPGTAGAEDRPVTHVPALHVDVVAPVGAGDAFAAGFLSATLRGLPVRDRARHGHLMAAAVLTVPGDLTEPPARDRADRLVALDDAAWGRLRLGPGWTGDDQEVRTQ
- a CDS encoding alanine racemase; this encodes MADERPVAGLAGLAGLADERVDHRFKALPPDAAGLTVGALAAERRNLFTGGFTTPVLALSAESVAHNLALLETYAERHGLAFAPHGKTSMSPQLFDRQLAHGAWGITAAVPHQARVYRAFGVPRIFLANELVDAAALRWLAGELDADPDFAFVCYVDSVRGAELMDEALRAAGASRPVDVVVELGAGEGARTGARTEADCAGVADAVAAAPSLRLVGVAGYEGEVPDASGERVREWLRRLVALAAAFDAEGRFAALGEGERIVVSAGGSAWFDAVADVFADVPALSRPVLKLLRSGAYVSHDDGHYRHLTPFNRVPEEGALQPAFRLWAQVVSRPSAEQAFLNAGKRDAAHDLDLPEAQVVRSGRDGSVRPAAGITVTGLSDQHAWVRTDADAALEVGDWVGMGLSHPCTSFDKWQLIPLVEADGTVTDYIRTFF
- a CDS encoding D-aminoacylase, producing the protein MDLVIRDARVVDGTATPSYRADVAVTGGRVAEIHREGAPGPRPTGGRTLDADGLALCPGFIDMHAHSDLALLRDPDHSAKAAQGVTLEVLGQDGLSYAPVDDRTLAEVRRSISGWNGDGSDIDFDWRTVGEYLDRLDRNFGGQGIAVNAAYLIPQGTVRMYAVGWDDRPATPAELARMEQLVARSMAEGAVGMSSGLTYTPGMYADDAELTALCRVVAAHGGYYCPHHRSYGAGALEAYEEMVRLTRSAGCPLHLAHATMNFGVNEGRAPELLSLLDGALDAGADISLDTYPYTPGCTTLVAMLPSWASEGGPASVLARLADDATAARIRHDLEVVGSDGCHGVPIEWETIEISGVGEPALAGHVGRTVAESARLRGEEPWRTARRLLLDDRLGTTILQHVGHEENVRQIMRHRVHTGGSDGILQGDKPHPRAYGTFPHYLGRYARELGILSLEECVAHLTARPAARLRLADRGLVREGYRADLVLFDPETVAAGSTFDAPRTLPAGIPHVLIDGRFVIEDGKRTQVLAGRSVRSGAASAAGAA
- a CDS encoding DUF1206 domain-containing protein; the protein is MNISATARRSHGKARQAGNSSAVEAGGRAGFVARGVIYVLVGVLALRIAFGDSGGGKQADRGGALAEIAQKPFGHVLLWVIGVALVGMALWRLSEAAFGAAGPDGDKATKRLASAGRAVFYGFVSYSVLMFAAGDRGSGSGSGDARSQDVTARVLDMTGGRWIVGAAGAVIAGAGLWIAGRAALRKFHKHLRMGEMSPAQRRGVDITGVFGGVSRGLVFAVAGGFAVSAAVKARSGEAKGMDDTLRSFSATPAGPWLLALIAVGLMAFGVFSWANARWRKI
- a CDS encoding serine protease produces the protein MKKPLAGALFAVLLLGAVSAPAHAATSRDTASPGTVKASASSGHTLGAAGAGTAVKVRPKAIGFAGTVALSNCSGSVVRTPDSQPGDPALVLSNGHCLESGFPGPGEVVFNKPSTRSFTLLNASGSSIGTVRASKVAYGTMTDTDISVYQLTSTYAQIESNYGIKALELNTAHPVQGTAITVASGYWKRTYSCNVDGFVHRLKEGEWTWKDSVRYTSACQTIGGTSGSPVIDNATGKVVAVNNTGNEDGQQCTDNNPCEVDENGQVTVHQGINYAQETYGIVPCIGAGNVFDLDREGCALPKP